The genomic interval CAAAAAGAACTTCAGGAAGATCCTCCTGCTTTATTAATCAAAGGAAATGTAATTGCCGGCGGAATTGATGAAGAGCTGGACAGGCTGCGCCAGATTTCATCGGGCGGAAAAGACTTCCTGGTAGAAATTCAGAAACGTGAGGCTGCAAAAACGGGCATTCCTTCTTTGAAGATATCATTTAATAACGTTTTTGGTTATTACCTGGAAGTGACACATACGCATAAAGATAAAGTACCTGCGGAATGGAGCCGTAAACAGACACTTGTCAATGCAGAAAGATATATTACTCCGGAACTTAAAGAATATGAAGAACAGATTTTAGGTGCGGAAGATAAAATACAGCAGATCGAAGTGAGGCTTTATGAAGCTTTGATGCAGCAGGTAGCGGCTTATATCAGGCCAATTCAGTTGAATGCTTTTCTGGTTGCACAGCTTGATGTTTTGTTATGTTTTGCGCAGTTAGCCATTAAAAATCATTATGTTAAGCCGGAAATGAATGTTTCCAAAGTACTTGATATCAAAGGGGGAAGACACCCTGTAATTGAAAAACGCTTACCAGTAGGAGAAGAGTATATTACGAACGATGTTTATCTGGATAATGATACGCAGCAGATTATTATCATTACCGGGCCCAATATGTCGGGTAAGTCTGCGATTTTAAGACAAACCGGTATCATTGTATTAATGGCGCAGATGGGCTGTTTTGTGCCTGCTAAGGCTGCTCATATTGGTTTGGTTGATAAAATATTTACCAGGGTAGGTGCTTCTGATAATCTTTCTTCGGGAGAGAGTACATTCATGGTAGAAATGAATGAGACTGCCAGTATCCTGAATAATATTTCTGACAGAAGTTTAATCCTGCTGGATGAAATTGGCAGAGGTACAAGTACTTATGATGGTATTTCTATTGCCTGGGCGATTGCTGAATTTTTACATACGCATCCTTCGGCAAGACCTAAAACATTATTTGCTACGCATTATCATGAGCTGAATGAACTGGCCGGAACGATGAACCGGATCAGGAATTTTAATGTGTCTATTAAAGAAGTTGGCAATAAGATCATCTTTTTGCGTAAACTGATTCCTGGTGGTAGTGAGCATAGTTTTGGTATCCATGTGGCTAAAATAGCGGGTATGCCTCCTAAGCTGATTAACAGAGCTAACGAGATCCTTAAAAAGCTGGAAATAGACAGAACTGAAGGACAGAGTATCAAAGATAGTTTCAAAAAGGTTCAGAACCAGGCTTACCAGCTGCATATGTTTGCTGTTGATGACCCGGTCCTGGTACAAATAAGAGATATGCTGAACAATCTTGATGTGAATGTACTGACTCCTGTAGAGGCTTTACTGAAACTGGATGAGATTCAGCGATTAATTAAACAATAAAAATAAGGTTTATGATTTTACGCAGTATCCGCGCCTCTCACCTGATCATATTGTTGGCCGCAATGGCTTTTCTTTCTTCCTGTGGAAGCAGAAGATCAACAGTTTATAAAGAAAGCAGAGGTGCCAAAGCTGCTGAAGCCATGGCCAATGTAAAAAGTAAGGACTTATATCGTTTTATTACGGATTGGACAGGCGTGAGATACAGACTTGGTGGATTAGATAAAAGAGGTATAGATTGTTCAGGATTTGCTTTACTTTTGAATAAGGAGATTTATGGACTAAACTTACCCAGACGATCCAGAGATCAGGCCGAGGTGATTAAAGAGAAAAATGTTTCGCAGCTCAATGAGGGAGATCTGATCTTTTTCTCTTTCGGGGGCAATGGAATAGACCATGTTGGCGTTTATCTTAATCACGGTTTCTTTGTACATGCTTCTACGACACGTGGTGTGATTGTAGATGACTTAAACCTGCCTGCTTATCAGCGTGTTCTGGTCAAAGCAGGTCCTGTAAAAGATTAAAAAGACATAATATATAATAGATGGAAGACAAGAAATACGAGATATCATTTTGGAATAAGTATAAGAAATTCGCTACTACTGAAATATT from Pedobacter sp. WC2423 carries:
- the mutS gene encoding DNA mismatch repair protein MutS; this translates as MAKDKTKETPLMQQHSAIKAKYPGALLLFRVGDFYETFGEDAIKTSQILGIVLTRRANGTAAYIELAGFPHHSLDTYLSKLVRAGQRVAICDQLEDPKTTKTIVKRGVTELVTPGVAYNDNILSQKSNNYLGAVYFDKSMIGVSFLDISTGEFHVAQGNAEYIDKLLQGFKPTEVIFQKSKRQEFFELFGDKFYTFPMDDWAFTTDYANETLNKHFEVSSLKGFGVDKIQTGIIAAGIVLHYLNETEHRNLKHITAISRLEEDNYMWLDRFTVRNLELVSSANENAMTLFNVLDQTSTPMGARMLHKWIVMPLKELKPIEERLGTVEFMVAHEGLIEEFLTHIKLIGDLERLISKVGLQKCGPRELSQLKKALYHIEEIKDTALTSDNPYLIQLAEQLDPCVSIREKLQKELQEDPPALLIKGNVIAGGIDEELDRLRQISSGGKDFLVEIQKREAAKTGIPSLKISFNNVFGYYLEVTHTHKDKVPAEWSRKQTLVNAERYITPELKEYEEQILGAEDKIQQIEVRLYEALMQQVAAYIRPIQLNAFLVAQLDVLLCFAQLAIKNHYVKPEMNVSKVLDIKGGRHPVIEKRLPVGEEYITNDVYLDNDTQQIIIITGPNMSGKSAILRQTGIIVLMAQMGCFVPAKAAHIGLVDKIFTRVGASDNLSSGESTFMVEMNETASILNNISDRSLILLDEIGRGTSTYDGISIAWAIAEFLHTHPSARPKTLFATHYHELNELAGTMNRIRNFNVSIKEVGNKIIFLRKLIPGGSEHSFGIHVAKIAGMPPKLINRANEILKKLEIDRTEGQSIKDSFKKVQNQAYQLHMFAVDDPVLVQIRDMLNNLDVNVLTPVEALLKLDEIQRLIKQ
- a CDS encoding C40 family peptidase; translation: MILRSIRASHLIILLAAMAFLSSCGSRRSTVYKESRGAKAAEAMANVKSKDLYRFITDWTGVRYRLGGLDKRGIDCSGFALLLNKEIYGLNLPRRSRDQAEVIKEKNVSQLNEGDLIFFSFGGNGIDHVGVYLNHGFFVHASTTRGVIVDDLNLPAYQRVLVKAGPVKD